One region of Papaver somniferum cultivar HN1 unplaced genomic scaffold, ASM357369v1 unplaced-scaffold_131, whole genome shotgun sequence genomic DNA includes:
- the LOC113332460 gene encoding F-box/kelch-repeat protein At3g06240-like has product MEKSKYVISFLTKKLTRLEFIDKDEDYGYAKNVDGSGPQQLVSERSNCPNNGLVCFSTISRDPIYICNPVTKEYVYLPAVSSAKSYSINCGFGYHNSLDEYKVVRIYSELFTYRAQVYTLGSGHGRKDTRTFEYSKKKRKIQFLKGPGICASGALHWLHSWETEIVAFDLADEEFRWIPLPPLSPEKIVSKFYLKLLSGHLCVVRIDVGEKDKFIHIWALQKKKKFGSYETKLHEFIDSLSWSKKFCFSCTKDVAYMPFAVTKSNQVLMSDGESVFCYDFSEIAIKKLWNGSPRSGIQAIPHVNSLV; this is encoded by the coding sequence AACGTAGATGGCTCTggaccccaacaattggtatcagagcgatcCAATTGTCCCAACAATGGTTTAGTTTGTTTCTCAACAATTTCCCGGGATCCCATCTACATATGCAATCCCGTCACCAAGGAATATGTTTACCTTCCAGCAGTAAGCTCGGCTAAATCATATAGTATTAACTGTGGATTTGGTTACCATAACTCGTTGGACGAGTATAAAGTTGTTCGGATCTACAGTGAGTTATTCACTTATAGAGCTCAAGTATACACTTTGGGTAGTGGTCATGGGCGGAAAGATACAAgaacttttgaatattcaaaaaaaaaaagaaaaattcaatttttaaagGGCCCTGGTATTTGTGCAAGCGGGGCTCTCCATTGGCTACACTCCTGGGAAACTGAAATTGTGGCTTTCGACTTAGCAGACGAGGAGTTCCGGTGGATCCCATTACCACCACTTTCACCGGAAAAAATTGTCTCTAAATTTTATCTTAAATTGTTAAGTGGACATTTGTGTGTTGTTCGTATAGATGTAGGAGAAAAAGATAAATTTATTCACATATGGGCattacagaaaaagaaaaagtttggcAGCTATGAGACGAAATTGCATGAGTTCATCGACTCCTTGAGTTGGAGTAAGAAATTTTGTTTTTCATGTACTAAGGATGTGGCGTATATGCCGTTTGCAGTTACAAAGAGCAATCAAGTTCTGATGTCGGATGGTGAAAGTGTCTTTTGTTATGACTTCTCGGAAATTGCAATAAAGAAACTATGGAATGGAAGTCCAAGGAGCGGCATTCAAGCAATTCCTCATGTGAATAGCCTTGTTTAA
- the LOC113332537 gene encoding embryo-specific protein ATS3A-like, with the protein MMVRNQTSIFAFWVLFALVICGSSLAQEDDLSTVSPVKANCSYTVIIQTTCAHGAETSNNVSIRFGDIKSNDIVVKHLNSKHMRQVDPLQPDVYDEKLKKPFQMCTVDEFRVTGPCVKSPVCYLYLKSMGDDKWRPGLAQVRVSGASHLSSTEFYFRRYLPQHVWHGKDRCDKEVTPFGIKRKRKFFPRL; encoded by the exons ATGATGGTGAGGAACCAAACATCCATTTTCGCCTTCTGGGTTCTATTTGCTCTTGTCATTTGTGGATCATCACTAGCGCAAGAAGATGATCTTTCAACAGTGTCACCAGTGAAG GCGAACTGCAGCTACACAGTTATTATACAAACCACATGTGCACATGGTGCTGAAACATCCAACAATGTGAGCATTAGATTTGGAGATATAAAATCAAATGACATTGTGGTGAAACATTTGAACTCCAAACACATGAGACAGGTTGATCCGTTACAACCTGATGTCTACGACGAGAAACTAAAAAAGCCTTTCCAAATGTGCACTGTAGATGAATTTCGAGTTACCGGTCCCTGTGTTAAATCACCTGTTTGTTACCTGTATCTTAAATCTATGGGAGACGATAAATGGCGACCAGGTTTAGCACAAGTTCGTGTGTCTGGAGCATCTCATCTTTCGTCAACTGAGTTTTACTTTCGTCGTTATCTTCCTCAGCATGTATGGCATGGAAAGGACAGATGCGACAAAGAGGTGACTCCCTTTGGTATCAAACGCAAGAGGAAGTTCTTTCCAAGGCTATGA